CCTTGCCCGGGGCCGCCGCCTCCTTGGGTGAGGCGACCTCTTCGCCCTTGCCCTTCGCCTCGATCATCGCGAGGAGAGCGTCTCGGTACTCGTCGCGGAACTCTTCGACCTGAAACTCCATCGCGAGGTTCTCGACGAGCTGCACCGCCATCTTCCGCTCGTTGGGGTGCACCTTCGCCTCAACCGGCAGTTCGTCCAGACCCGACAGGGCGCGGACCTCGTCCGCATAGTACAGCGTGCTCATCACGAGCGCGCCGTCGTAGGGGCGCAGCGAGACTAACTGTTCCTTCTCCCGGATCACGACCTTGCCCACGGCCACACGGTTGACCTCGCGCAGCGCCTCTCCGAGGAGCAGAAACGCCTTGGCTCCTCCTTCGTCCGGCACCACGTAGTACGAGCGTTCATAGTAGATCGGATCGATCTCCTGCAGCTCGACGAAGCCGGCGATGTTGACGTTCCCCGTCGTGTCCATCGGGATCTTCTCGATCTCTTCATCCGTCACGACCACGAAGCGATTCTTGCTGACCTCGTAGCCCCGGACGACATCGGCCCACTCAATGGTGCGGTCGCAGTGGGGGCAAAACCGCTGATTCTTGATCGGCGTGTGACACTCGGTGTGCAGCAAACGGAAGCGGACGTCTTTTTGCTCCGTGGCAGTGTAGAGCTTGACCGGAATCGTCACCAGGCCGAAGCTGATGTAGCCTCTCCAAGTCGGTCGCACGCTCGGTCCCCCCAAGTGGTGGGCTCGATGATACCGCGGAGCGGTACCGACGATTCTATACCCGAGGGGCACACGCCTGCAACCTGCATCCCGCGCCGATGCGAACCCGTGTTCGGGTCGACCTGCCAGCGCCACCCTGTGCGTCGAGCGCACCGGCGTCACGAGTCTCGAGATTCGCAAGACAACCACTTCCACGTCGTACCGTCCGACCGCGCGGCGCGCCCTGGAACGCCTCCTCCCGCGACTGCCACAACGCCTTGACGAGTTTCGGCATCATCGCCGAACCCGACCGCGCACAGTCGTCGACGTACTACAGATGCCGGCATACACCGTCCGAATCGCCGGCTTCGAGGGCGGTCGCACCGAGAATGACTCGGCCCGCACCTGCTCGTCCGCCGCGCCGGCAACTGCGGCTCTTGACGAGTGGCTGCTCGGCGTACACCTTCGCGCCGTTCGGCCGATCGCAGATGACGTGGCAGCGCGCCACTTCGGTCTGCGTGTGCGACTGTCCGTGTCGACGAGCCGCCTGCGCGATCGCCACGTTGACAGCAGAATGGTCGAGCGTGTCACTCGGCCGGCCAATCGCAAGACCAGCATCCTTCCGAAGTTGTCCCGTATGTACGAGAGCGTCCGCCTGTGGGCGGAGGCTGTCGTCGGTGTGGACCGGCTGCCAGCCTGAACGTGATGACGGTCGGGATACCCGGAATCGACCACACGCTTGCTTGTTCCGCCTCCCAACTGGGTTTTGTCGGGCGGCCGGCCGTGTTTCTTGATTAGCAACAGAAACTCTAGAGAAGTCCCACGACGAGCGTGATCAAGCTGGCCGGGAAGAACGCGGACAATGAGCGGAAGGTTCGATGCAATAGTTGACCTTCCCATTCCGGGACGCCCGCAGCGATAACTACCGTTTACGTAATAGATGGTGTTGGAGCCCATTGGAAGGCGGTCCCCTCACCTCGGCAACAAGCGCGCCGAAATGTGACGCTCACGGAAAAGTGTGTTATGATCCGATTGTTTGTCCCACGTTAAGGGAAGCTCGTACAGATCTCGTAGCGAGAGAAAGGAACGTCCACATGAGCGGCATAGAGGAAGCATCTAGCCCGCCGGGCACCAACGGAGTCGAACGGCCGGAGGCGGTGGCAGACGCTCCTGCAAGTTACCGCATGGAGGAAATCGTCCGGCGCACCGGCCTGACGCCCCGCGCAATCCGGTACTACGAGGAGATGGGTCTCCTCTCTCCATCCGGGCGCACGGCCGGCGGGTTCCGATTGTTCACCGACACCGAGATCGCGCAACTGCTCCGGATCAAGGAGTTGCAGACGCTGCTCGGCTTTTCGTTGGCGGAGATCAAAGAGACGCTGCAGGCGGACGCGGCGCGCGCCGAGCTGCGCCAGGCCTACGAGCAGGCAACGGATCCGGCGACGCGCCTGGGGCTCGTCCAACAGGCGACCAGCCTGGCCCAGACCCGGGTGCGCATCATCAACGAACGCATGGCTCGGCTCGCCAAGCTCCATGAGGAAGTGGAGCAGAGCCTCGCCAGGTTGAGCACGCGGCATGAGCAGTTGCTTCGCGAGCTGGCGGAGCACCAGTCGGACGACGACCCAGACGCACGCGGTCACGCGAGGGAGAAATCATGAGCGACGCACCTACCCGAACCGGCACGGAGGCGGGGGAGGCCACCGGTCCCGGCATGCAATCGACGTCGTCCGGCGACGCCGTGCGGGTTCAGGCCGGATCCCAACCCCGAGACGGCAACGGGCGCCAGGCGCCCCCGCGGGCGGAGCCGTCCCCCCGCAGCAGCGCGCGCGGTCTGGCACTGCCGATCGCCGCCGGGGTGGTGCTGTTGATCGTGGTGGCGGCGGTCGTCTACTGGCGGAACAACATCGGCCTCGTCAGGACGGACAACGCGCAGACCTCGGGGGACGTCGCTCCCGTGAGCTCGCAGGTCGCGGGCACGGTAGTCAAGATTGACGTGTCGGACAACGAGTATGTGAAGACCGGCACGGTGCTGGTGGAGCTCGATCCCACCGACTATCGGCTGGCGCTCAATCAGGCGCGCGCGAACCTCGCGGCCGACGAGGCCCAGGTCAACGCCGCCCAGGCCGCGCTGACGGCTCAGGAACAGCAGTACACCACCGGCGTGTCGTCGGCGCGCGGTGCGCTCGCCGCCACCGTGCCGAGCCTGCCGCAGTCGATCGCGCAACTGCAGATGGTCGAGCAGACGACCGCCGCACAGGTCGAGCAGGCGCAGGCGGGCGTCACGACCGCCCAGGCCAACGTGCAGTCGTCCAGAGCCAACTATGACACGGCCAGCAAGACGCTCAACCGCGATCGCCAGCTCCTGACGCAGGGGGCGATCGCGCAGCAACAGGTGGACAGTGACACGGCCGCGTACGAGACCGCGCTGGCGCAGATGCGGGCCGCGGAGGACAGCCTCCGCCAGGCGCGGGCAAGCCTCGCATCGGCTCAGGCGAACCGCCAGCAGGTCACGGTCACGCAGAACACGATCGCGATCAACCGGGGGCAGATCACCCAGGCCCAGGCGAACGTCCAACAGGCCCAGGCGGGCGACGCGCTCGTCCGACAGCGCGCGGAGCAGCTCGCCGTCGCGCAGGCGCAGGCGGCGCAGGCGGCCGAACAGGTCAGGACGGCGCAGGTCAACCTCGACCGGACGCGCATCCGGGCGCCCGCCGACGGCTGGGTGACGAACCGCACGGTGCAGATCGGCTCGGTCGTGCAGACGAACCAGCCACTGCTGGCCGTGACCATCGACCACCGTCTGTGGGTGGTGGCGAACGTCAAGGAGACCCAGCTCGGCAACGTACGCCCCGGCAACCCTGTCAGGGTTACGGTGGACACCTACCGCGGCAAGGTGTTCCACGGGCACGTGGTCAGCATCACCGCGACCACCGGATCGACCACGGCACTCCTCCCGCCCGACAACGCGACCGGCAACTTCGTCAAGGTCGTCCAGCTCGTGCCCGTGTGGATCGCGCTGGACCCCTCGGAGTTTCCGGCCGGGCGGCAGCTGCCTATCGGCCTGTCGGCAGAGGTGACGATCGACACGCGCCACGTCGATCAGACGACAACGCCGGACCCGTGAGCGCAACACTCGTCTCGACTATCGGCGGCCGTGACCAGCCGGCCGGCGCGAACCGCTGGCTGGTCACGGCCTCGGTGCTGTTCGGGTCGATGATGGGCGCAATCGACACGAGCGTCGTCAACGTCGCGCTCGCGCACATTCAGTCCACGTACGGGGTCACGACGCAGGAGGTCACGTGGGTCATCACGTCCTACCTGATCTCGCTCGTGATCATCATGCCGCTCACCGCCTGGGTCGCCTCAGTCCTCGGCCGCCGGAACATGTACCTGCTCGCGGTAGCCATCTTCACGATCGCGTCGGTGCTCTGCGGGCTGTCACGGAACCTCGGCCAGCTGATCGCGTTTCGGGTGCTGCAGGGGCTCGGCGGGGGCGCGCTGCAGCCGACGGCGCAGGCGATCATGCGGGAGACGTTCCCGGGGTCCCAACAGGCACAGGCGATGGGGCTGTACGGCATGATCGTGCTGCTCGGACCGGCGGTCGGGCCCACGCTCGGCGGCTGGCTGACGGACAACCTCTCGTGGCCGTGGATCTTCTTCGTGAACCTCCCGATCGGCATCCTCGGGCTGATCATGGGCTACCTGTTCGTCGTAGATCCCCCGTACATGCGGGCGCGAGGGCTCCGGAAGATCGACGGGATCGGGATCGCGCTCATGTCGGTCGGGCTCGCGGCGCTGCAGATCATGCTCGAGGAGGGCGAGACGGACGGGTGGTTCCAGAGCTCGTTCATCGTCGTCCTCGCCGTGGTCGCCGCGCTCGCCCTTGCGGCGTTTATCGCGTGGGAGCTCCGGGTGCCCGATCCCGCGGTCAACCTGCGCATTCTGCGGAACGTGTCGTTCGCCTCCGGGTCGATGATCATCGGCATCCTGGGGCTCGCGCTGTTCGGCAGCCTGTTGCTGCTCCCGTTGTTCTTACAGAACCTGCTGGGCTACAGCGCGACCCGCGCGGGGCTCACGCTGATGCCGCGCTCTCTCACCATGGTCTTCATGATGCCGATCGCCGGCCTCCTCTATAATCGCCTCGGCGCGGCCTTGATGTTGCCGTTCGCGCTGGTGCTGAGCGGCGCGTCCGGCCTGCTCATGGCCCGGTTCAACCTGTCGACGCCGGAGCTGCAGATCCTCGTCCCGCAGGTCCTGCAGGGCATCGGGTTTGCGTTCATGTTCGTGCCCCTGTCCACGGCGACGCTCTCGGCAATCCCACGGGCGCAGATGCAGAGCGCCGCCGGCCTCTACAACCTGGTCCGGCAACTCGGTGGCAGCTTCGGGACCGCGATCGTGGTCACGCTACTGGACCACAAGATTCAGACCGCCAGCGCCGCGCTCGTCCGGTACGCCTCGCCGTACAACCCGACCTTCATGCGCTGGTGGCAGACATTCCAGGCCGGGTTCGTGGCGCGGGGAAGCGATCCCACCACCGCGCACTGGCGGGCGCTCGCGGCGCTCCAGGCCCTGATCAGCCAGCAGTCCCAGGTCGTCGCATACGACTATGTGTTCGCCATCATCGCGATCGTGCTCTTCGCGTGCCTCCCGCTCTCGCTGGTGCTGCGCGGCGTGCGGCGCCCGCAGCCGGGTGGCGACGCAATGGCGGCGGACTGATCGGCGCACCTGGCGGCGGCGGGGGCCCGGCGCTATACTACAGATGTGACGCGGCGCGGTTGGCAGGCCGCTCGCGCGGGGAGTGCGGCCGGATACACCGGCCGGCGACGAGGAGGGTGTCGTGGCGAAGATCACCGATCCGCAGGCGCCGGATTATTTCCTCGAGAGCTACCCGCGGGACGACTTCCCGCAGTATCTGTGGACGCAACGGCCGGCGACGCTGCCCGCGGAGGCCTGGACGACCGAGACGACGCACCGCGACGGCCAGCAGGGCGGACTCCCGCTGACGACGGACCAAGGGCTTCGGATCTACGATCTGCTGTGCCAGTTCACGGGAAACTCGGGCGCGATTCGCCAGGCCGAGTTCTTCGTTTACCGCGGGTCCGACCGCGCGGCGCTGCAAGGCGCACTTGAGCGGTACCGGAGCGGCGCCCCCATCGAACCCACGACGTGGATCCGCGCGTCGGTGAAGGACGTTGAGCTGATCAAGACGCTCGGCGTGCGCGAGACGGGCATGCTGGCGTCCGCCTCCGACTATCACACGTTCCACAAATTCAAGCCCGGCGGCCGCGTCCAGGCCGCCCACACGTACCTCGATGCCGTCAAGATCACGCTGGATGCGGGAATCCGTCCGAGGCTGCACCTCGAGGACGCGACGCGGGCCTCGATGGACTTCATGCTCGCGTTCATCGAGACGGTCATGGACACGGCGGCCCCGTACGGGCCGGCCCGGCGGCCGAAGTTTCGCGTCTGCGACACGATGGGGCTCGGGTTGCCGTACGACGACGTCGCGCTCCCGCGCAGCGTGCCGCAGATCTTCCGGGAGCTTCGCAAGATCGGGCTCCACCCGGAGGACCTCGAGTTCCACCCCCACAACGACACCGGTCTTGTGGTCGCGAACTGCCTGAGCGCGGTCCGCGAGGGCTGCGGGGCGATCAACGGCACCTGCCTCGGCAAGGGCGAGCGCACCGGCAACGCGCCGCTCGAGCAGGTCCTGCTGCACCTGATCGGCATGGGCTATTTCCCGAAGGCGCGGCCCGACTTCACCGCGCTCAACGGCCTCGCGACGCTGTACGTGGAGATGGGCGAGCCGCTGCCGGCCAAGTACCCGCTCTACGGCCGCGACGCCCACCGCACGCGCGCGGGCATCCACGCCGACGGGTTGAACAAGTTCTGGTGGATGTACGCGCCGTTCGACGTGCCCACCCTCCTCGGACGGCCGCTCGAGGTGTCCCTGACCAAGGACTCCGGCGTGGCCGGCCTGATCTTCCTGATCAAACAGCACATGGGCATCGAGCCCGCGAAGGACGACCCCGGCCTCCAGGAGATCCACGACTGGATGCTGCACGAGTTCGATGCCGGGCGCCAGACGGCCATCGAGTGGGAAGAGCTCGAACCGATCGTCAAGCAGCATCTCAACCACATGCGGGTGCAGCCGACCACCGCCTAGCAACATCGCACCGTACA
The nucleotide sequence above comes from bacterium. Encoded proteins:
- a CDS encoding MerR family transcriptional regulator, encoding MSGIEEASSPPGTNGVERPEAVADAPASYRMEEIVRRTGLTPRAIRYYEEMGLLSPSGRTAGGFRLFTDTEIAQLLRIKELQTLLGFSLAEIKETLQADAARAELRQAYEQATDPATRLGLVQQATSLAQTRVRIINERMARLAKLHEEVEQSLARLSTRHEQLLRELAEHQSDDDPDARGHAREKS
- a CDS encoding Ku protein encodes the protein MRPTWRGYISFGLVTIPVKLYTATEQKDVRFRLLHTECHTPIKNQRFCPHCDRTIEWADVVRGYEVSKNRFVVVTDEEIEKIPMDTTGNVNIAGFVELQEIDPIYYERSYYVVPDEGGAKAFLLLGEALREVNRVAVGKVVIREKEQLVSLRPYDGALVMSTLYYADEVRALSGLDELPVEAKVHPNERKMAVQLVENLAMEFQVEEFRDEYRDALLAMIEAKGKGEEVASPKEAAAPGKVVDLMEALKRSVEMAQDRRRPSGASKAGRPAAPQRRAAGGMHERPR
- a CDS encoding DHA2 family efflux MFS transporter permease subunit, producing MSATLVSTIGGRDQPAGANRWLVTASVLFGSMMGAIDTSVVNVALAHIQSTYGVTTQEVTWVITSYLISLVIIMPLTAWVASVLGRRNMYLLAVAIFTIASVLCGLSRNLGQLIAFRVLQGLGGGALQPTAQAIMRETFPGSQQAQAMGLYGMIVLLGPAVGPTLGGWLTDNLSWPWIFFVNLPIGILGLIMGYLFVVDPPYMRARGLRKIDGIGIALMSVGLAALQIMLEEGETDGWFQSSFIVVLAVVAALALAAFIAWELRVPDPAVNLRILRNVSFASGSMIIGILGLALFGSLLLLPLFLQNLLGYSATRAGLTLMPRSLTMVFMMPIAGLLYNRLGAALMLPFALVLSGASGLLMARFNLSTPELQILVPQVLQGIGFAFMFVPLSTATLSAIPRAQMQSAAGLYNLVRQLGGSFGTAIVVTLLDHKIQTASAALVRYASPYNPTFMRWWQTFQAGFVARGSDPTTAHWRALAALQALISQQSQVVAYDYVFAIIAIVLFACLPLSLVLRGVRRPQPGGDAMAAD
- a CDS encoding pyruvate carboxyltransferase gives rise to the protein MAKITDPQAPDYFLESYPRDDFPQYLWTQRPATLPAEAWTTETTHRDGQQGGLPLTTDQGLRIYDLLCQFTGNSGAIRQAEFFVYRGSDRAALQGALERYRSGAPIEPTTWIRASVKDVELIKTLGVRETGMLASASDYHTFHKFKPGGRVQAAHTYLDAVKITLDAGIRPRLHLEDATRASMDFMLAFIETVMDTAAPYGPARRPKFRVCDTMGLGLPYDDVALPRSVPQIFRELRKIGLHPEDLEFHPHNDTGLVVANCLSAVREGCGAINGTCLGKGERTGNAPLEQVLLHLIGMGYFPKARPDFTALNGLATLYVEMGEPLPAKYPLYGRDAHRTRAGIHADGLNKFWWMYAPFDVPTLLGRPLEVSLTKDSGVAGLIFLIKQHMGIEPAKDDPGLQEIHDWMLHEFDAGRQTAIEWEELEPIVKQHLNHMRVQPTTA
- a CDS encoding HlyD family secretion protein, which gives rise to MSDAPTRTGTEAGEATGPGMQSTSSGDAVRVQAGSQPRDGNGRQAPPRAEPSPRSSARGLALPIAAGVVLLIVVAAVVYWRNNIGLVRTDNAQTSGDVAPVSSQVAGTVVKIDVSDNEYVKTGTVLVELDPTDYRLALNQARANLAADEAQVNAAQAALTAQEQQYTTGVSSARGALAATVPSLPQSIAQLQMVEQTTAAQVEQAQAGVTTAQANVQSSRANYDTASKTLNRDRQLLTQGAIAQQQVDSDTAAYETALAQMRAAEDSLRQARASLASAQANRQQVTVTQNTIAINRGQITQAQANVQQAQAGDALVRQRAEQLAVAQAQAAQAAEQVRTAQVNLDRTRIRAPADGWVTNRTVQIGSVVQTNQPLLAVTIDHRLWVVANVKETQLGNVRPGNPVRVTVDTYRGKVFHGHVVSITATTGSTTALLPPDNATGNFVKVVQLVPVWIALDPSEFPAGRQLPIGLSAEVTIDTRHVDQTTTPDP